attttcattttttaagtATATAAGGAGATAGATGAACAATGAATAATGAATCAATGCTTCAGGCACTTCTTAAAGAGTTACATGAGTGACATAGCTAAACTTTGCAACCAGGCATGATGCTTTTGGTTAACGTTCCTTTTCCACagattaaaaaaaggaaaacaaaagaaaaataaaatggaAAAACTTCAGCTTTTCTATCTGCTCAATAGGGAGCcagaagaggaggatgatgatgatggctaTCATACACAAAGGAtgaagagaagaatgggtgtgaATTTTTACCGACCCCCGGCTTCCTGTCCAGTGCCCTTCACTTCACCCCTGGGACATGCAGACTTGGTCATCACTGGTCGAGTCTAGTTTGTAGTACGTTTCTTTCAGGGACTATGCACAAAATGTATTAATCAATGTAAGAGATTTAGCACCAAATTTAGCTATCATCTGATTTCAATTTACAGATTTTACAACTTTGATAGTGGTTTTCCAATGTGTCAAATCAAATACAAATGCTTCAAAGATACTTTTATGTTGCCCAAATGATTTTTCCACTCTGCTTTCCTCAGAGTTAAAAAAGCACACACtgaatttaaataaaaatagcataatgcaaGTGATTTTTGGCATTCATTGTGGATCCACTCGTGGGAGAATTtaattcctctctcctccacccctatACTACAGCACAATAAAGTTGTCTTTACATTTCATTCCCAGGGCTGCAAAGCAACGCATGTGGAATTGATGAATTATTGCAAACTCTTCCTGCACGTCCCAGTTGTGGGGCCTGGCGGCCCTCGACAGAGCTGAAgaacagagaagaggaggggaaacaacgactgaaaacacttctgcGAGGCACAGTATAGCTAACCCAGCCAAGAACATCGGGAACGTGGGGGGAAAGACGATTGGACAGTTGCAGTATCATTCACAGGATGGGCGGGTTTGGAGAGGCAACTGGGAGCTGTGATTGGCCGTCCGAGGTCCACCGCACACAATCACACTTGAGCTGCCTCATAGATTGTACTATGCGATTCTGCTTGAACTCCAtcctatatttaaaaaaaaaaatcttttttttttcctgggtCCTCTTTTTTAATACcttacaaaaatattttattatttccTCTTGTGGGATATTCAAGCTTGTAACACGTGAGAAACTGAGTTCCTGCTTCGCTGAGGGTGAACACTTTATGCAGGGCCCCTCCCCGCTGCATTCAAGAGCtttttacattaaaatataaaacctTCAACTCCCTCTCTGATTAAGGCTTAAACAAATAACATTAtagtaaagaaaaaaacaagaaaactaTCAGCTCACTCACGCCTAAAAGCCAAGATATTACATTCCAATCAGACACCATTGTTAAGCATATCCCAAATTTCACCAAATTCCTCGGTCATATCCCAGAAGAAACAATTCAgaggttgtttttctttttcctgaCGTACATGTGGAGTTCTAAGTTTTTAGGCAACCACTGTAGTGGTCAGAGAGAGAATAGTCTGGACAGATTTCTGAGACCCCTGGCTGTGCTTAGATACTGAGAGATACAATACGATCTCCCTGCCTTTCCTTTGGCTGTTGGTTTAAATTCACAGAGAAAATAAATAGAATAGAAATAATCTTTGGATATTTCAGactttttaaactacaaaaaagaGACCCCTGTCCCATTTTTAGACCAACATAGGGGTAAACGCTTAATAATTTCCAATATGTTATtggcagaaaagaaaagagttgTTTGGGGGTGATTAGACTGAGAAGTTTGAATGAGCACACGGGCATCTGTCACATGTAACCAGACTGCAGCTTATGACAATTTGGCTTAAATAGAATAAACAACACTATTCCATTATACAACAGTATCATTCCTTTACAAACACCCCTAAAGAGGGGCAGAGAACTCCACTCCTCccacctctgtctgtctgtctgtgtctgtttttctgtctgtccatctctctcccacacacacacgcacgcacacgcacgcacgcacacacacacgtacacaaacaatCACTCTTTCCCACTCACTCTAAACTCAACGTTACTACAGGTTTAGTGTCTCAAGTTCACCTCAGGCTTATTGTTCTATTTGCGTTCAGGAGCTTTTTTGGAGTAACCATGACAGTTACTCTGGGGcgaggggggaagggggggggggggaggaagaaGCCAGCCAATGAgcagctggctggctggccaCAGCAAACCAAGAGAACATCAAAAGGGGATGAGGACACATACCAACCATCATATTTCAacagaacaaacaaaacagacaatTCAAGTTCTTAAAACCTAAAATCAGTGTAAAAAATATAAAGTACCTGCATATGTGATGCATGACAAGCACACAGGCCTGGAGCCGGGGAATACCAAGAGCCATTTTGTTTCACAAGGAAATGAGGAGGAACCTCCTTTATGCACaggacaaaaaggaacacatatattcttctatatatatatatttatgtatatttaaaaaaaatagaaagttAACTGCACCATGTTCTTTTTTGTCCATCTGGAaccccagagagagagcaatagtttaaaaaaaaaaaagtaagagAACCCTTTCTTCCATCAGTCCTGACCagcttctctttcactctctttctttctttccttctctccttctctctctgtcgttcactctcgctctctccatccGGCTGGTCTCACACCATGGCCTTGTGTTTGCCGCCGCAGCAGCCGCAAGCCAGGCCGCAGCGGTGGCAGGCGTGGAGCGGCGGGTAGCAGCACAGGCAGGGCGCCAGTACGGACAGGCCGAGGAGTGCGGCCCAGCGCAGGCAGAAGCGTTCGTCGGCCGTGTCGCACGAGCACGGGTCCGAGTAGTCGCCCTCCGGGTCCGACATGCAGTGGTAGAGCAGGCTGTCGGCGCACCACATGAAGCTGACACGGCGGATGCAAGAGCGCACGGGGTCGGGCGCGTCGTGGCAGCGCCCGCGCCGGTTCTCCTCGTGGTTGAACATGTCCCGGCAGTACTTGCAGCGCGAGCGCTCGCCCTGCTCCTTGCCCCGCTTGCGCTGGCCCTTGGGCTGCGTGGAGATGACCGAGCCTCCCAGAAGTCCTCCGCCGCCGTCGACTTTGAGGTCCCCCGGGCGGCCCGAGCCCAGGTCCGAGCCGGGCGTGTAGGGGTAGCTGTAGTCGTGCTTGGAGGGCTCGCTCTTAGCGAAGTGCACGTAAGAGTCTAGCTCATCGGGCTGGATGAAGCGGTCGCGCACGGCGGCGTGCCGGTAGTCCTCGTAGCCGGTCATCCAGTTGCGCTCGCGGGGGTTGATCCGCACAatgtcctcctcctcgtccaggAAGCTGACATGCCGGGGGAACTTGGGCACTGACTAGAGCAGCAAAGAAAAGGGACAATGGTACAGTTAGCAATTAGCACAAATGATTAATGTCATCACTGAGACATTTAGCACCCAGAGCTACTTAAGAAACCTAACTCACCCACCCACTACAAGCTGTATATAATACTTTACAGTAAAAACATATCTACCACAATATGGTGCCTGAAAATTCAATGTACCACAAAAATAATAGAAAAATACAAAATGCAAAAATCTATTTAAAGTTGTTGAAATTCACAAGAAAGTTCTCGGACTGAATCTCCCAGAATGCCTTGTGTGTTTTCTCACCTGATCCAGGAAGTAGTGGTCTGAGGAGCGGTAGGGTTCGTGGATGTGCCCCAGGATGCAGTGGTGCCGGTGGGGCTCATAAAAGGTGGAGGTGGCCAGAGGCTGCATAGGCGGCTCTTTCCTCTGAGAGGAGTTGGATGAGCTGTCGGTATTGTTCtgatgaaaacaaacaagaaacaaTGGCAAGAATGAGGAGATTCTTTCCAACAAACAACATCAACGATAACGGCAACCTGTGCACACCCACAATGTCTTTAAATCAAAACATTTAAACGTGCAAACACAAACGCAAGGAACTGGGTCCACACCGACTGTTTGAACACTCTTCTCTTCAACTTCTcttcttaacacacacacacacacagcgagagagatatgcactcacacacacaaatccagatcattcaaaatcacacacacacaccctggtggGCCTGTAACTCAGGTTCAGATAAGACACCCCATGGCAGCCAGGTGCAGTGATGAGTGAACGTAGTTTTCCATGATCTCATAGGCCACTGGCGAGGCTTCCCaactaaacagacacacactctctttctctctcatacacacacactctctttctctctcatacataaacactctctttctctctgatacacacatacatgcttcTGTAGTCAATCCCACCGACGTGACGTGGCACAACTTCAGCATGCAATTaaaactcaaataaataaataaataaaacggaCCCTCCAGCCGCAGAATTTGTAAGAACCTTTTCTGAAGTCTCCCTGTTATTAGAGTTTGGGCCTAAATGAATCCAGCATGCTCCAAGTTTGGCTGGAGCGAACgagtgcatgtacacacacacacacacacacacacacacacacgcacacgcacacacacgcacacacacgcacacacaaagaaggCCTAGGCCATTACATCATCGCTGTGGTTGTCATGGAGTCCCAGACTGGGGCAGACTGCTTAtggtatatacacacaccaaaaaagCCTACACGTTCCCACCACATTGTGTGCTTTCTAAAGCAAACTAAAAAaagccttttctttttttaaaacaaggCTCCACTGaactaaacacacactgaaacagcaGTCAGGCATCTCATATGGGCTCCCCTCTATGGCTCTACGGTGGGAAACCCGCCCTGATGTGTTTTAGAGAACGCGGGCTGGAGAATGTTTTCCAAGGCCTAATCAGAGAACCAGGAACAGTGTGACCTGTTTGGCGATGCAACACCACAGCTGCGTGGAACAGAGATGGGGGGGGTCAGTGCTCACAGGTGAGGACACAGTGGATGACTGGCCTTTGggtcactgatacacacacacacacacacacacacacacacacacacacagctgagagaGCAGGGCAGGAGAGGCTGGCACAGCTCTGGTCGGCTGGTGCCAGTGTCAGTGGTGGGCAGGCAGGCGGGAGTGGCCCAAAGGCCGGGtgacagagagcagagcagcCAGCCTCTATTTcggtctctccctctgtctgaatGAACGTCTGAacgagggcacacacacacacacacacacacacacacacacacatacactccctcgCTTGGTCtccctttcactttttttagCCACCCCTCCCTCCTTTGGCATATCCTAACCTCACCCCTCTCTTGCCAGTcagtcactccttctctctctctctccctctctctctctctctctccacaggtcTACTTCCAGCTTGCGAACAGAAGTGCTGCCTTCTTCTCGGCGGTGGTGCTCCAAGGAAAACTTTGGCACGCGGGTGAGACACAACACAAGAGCACTGCTGACGGGCAGATCCCTGCGGGGGCGAGCTGGCCCGacccgcactcacacacacacacacacacacacacacacacacacacactcacacacacactcacacacacactgacggaCGGACGAACAGAtggacaggcagagagacagcagTGGTTGGAAGACACAGGCACTGGAACagtaacagcacacacataaacagagagaaagggagagcaaaTGAAAGAAGCaggcagacagatggacagatgtatgagcagcagacagacagcgaggacagacagacagcgaggacagacagacagcgaggacagacagacagcgagGACAGACAGACTgcgaggacagacagacagacaaaacaaaacaaaacaaaacaaaacaaaacaaggacAGAAGAGACTCGATGGGCTTCATGATTAGCTGCTTAATGGTTGCTGTTTGGGTGAACCGGCTAAACCCCTAAAATATTCATTTCTCCACCtgccagtgaacacacacacacacacgagcaaaacacacacacaagagcaaaacaaacacagtCTTTCAGACGTGaagtgcacgtgtgtgcatgcatgcatgaattaactctctctctgtctcactcactctctcacacacacacacacacacacacacacagacacactctctctctctctctctctctctctctcttactaacactcacacacacaccacacacacctgcactgaCACATAGTCAAGTTTTCTGCATggcaaccacaaacacacacctgcagagtCAGCAGCCCATGCTCCCAGTGCGATCAGGAGGACACTGAGAGCTGCCCCCACTCCAGCCAGTCATTTAACAGGCACAGACAAGACACAGACCCTAATAACTGTTTATATGGATCCGCCTTCAGCCACCATAAACACCAGCAGACACAACGGTCAggacactctgacacacacacacacacacagagacaaagggGAAGACGGGCCACATTGGAGATGTACTtaaagtaggagagagagagagcgagatgaaGGAATGaccaaaaagacagacagaaagccaGACAGTGACACAGGCTTTGCTCAGATCAGATGCTTCTCTCTCCAGAGCCACCATGCCCATTCAAAACTCCCACGCAAGCTGCGCTCAGCTCTATTTTCAGTAGAAATAGATTtccatgtctttctctctctctctctctttcgctctctctctctcggctctCTGGGCCAGCCGGCGTCTGAAGGCGCTGGCACGGTCTGCCCTGGCCTGGTGGTGAGGTGCGGCGAGGAGCAGTGTACCCTGGGCAGGGTTGGGCTGAGCTGGGCTGGGCTACGCGCTCAGGGCCCAGGGCTGCAGCTTCCCCGGCGCACTCTTACAGACACTTCAGAACCGCTGGCCAAAAATAATACAGGCGTCCCTCGAAGGCCTGCCAAAAGCCCGAGCCAGCACgatttaaaaatatgtttaagAGGATAGCTGGGCCCCGTCGGCTGCAGATAATTAAAAACACAGACCCGCTCGAATGTTTACACTGCCGGACGAAAAACACTGGGCTTTACAGAGAgcgtgagggagaggagagagggagagagaaaaagatagagagagagagagagagagagagagagagagagagagagagagagagagagaacagaacaagaggggggcagagagagagggagggagaaaagttTTAGAGAGAATGCAGGGAAAGAGATTTTGCATGTGTAAACCCCTTTACTGTTGGATTGGTATGGGTAGGTTTATAGGTCTTTAACTGACCAGTGTAACTTGTATTTTTGTATATGTAGTTTGAAATTAATCTTGTGTGTGAATTCAACATTCATAGTTTTGAAAGCACTGTgtaaaccatagactgtatacagtCTATTATGTAAACATATTGCTGAAATGTGCCGCTTGTGTGGTTCTATAGttttgcacacagagagagaaaaaaaactcttgAAAAACTATTAAAAGCAGCTGGCTGGGTTTCAATGGGTTCATGGATTCTGTACCACATCTGCACAAAATTGTCATTTGAACCTAACTATTTCTTATTCATAATGTGACTGAAGGACAAAGGAAGGTCATTTGATGAATACTTTCCTTGGTGAGAGAGCGAGGTATGGTGTAATTTATTAGAAGTCATGTTGATGTATGTATGATGAAATGAGGCGGTTTCGGCAATGTAAAAGATGTGTACAGTAAGTGGTTTGTATGTCTAGATACAGTTCACAAGGTGCTACAAGATACTAAAGGGATTGAATGGTACTGCATCTATGCTTGAACGCTGTGGTGGTCATTcacgaaaaacaaaacaaaaaaaacacatttcagcACCAATTGAGACTCTCATTTTGAACACCGAGGGCTACTACAATAAGAGTTCACCATCAAACCCCTTGAATAGTCTGAAATGAGGGCTTAAAAAAGGGCGCACAATCAGCCATCTTATCGTCAGGGGCTCCGAGCTTTTAGTGGCATGTGGGAGATAAAGGGAGCCTTCAAAAGAAGTCCATGTGGTCCGACTCACATTCAAAGGCATACCTCCACAGCGCGGGGGCCGCTGCAGCCTGCTTAATGACTCGCAATCAGTGCTGTGGCAGTgcatggggggggtgggggtgggtgggtggataaTGAGCAGGGTGAATGCTTGAGGGTGGTTGAGTAGGGGCAAGGGGTGGGGGGTAGCATGTGTGTTCTAGGGACTGAAGTCATTTGGGGTAATTacacaaacaaccccccccccctacacacacacacacacacacacacacacatcagaacaAGACCAGAAGTACCTCCCCATGTCCTTCCTCCTTGCCTTGGGCATGAGacctcccaccccccccacccccaaagaCCAAATCTTGACCACAAATGACCCATACTTTACTTTACAAGAACAAGTGGgcaaaaagagagatggagatgtggGATTTGAGAATGGGAGAATGAGCAAGAACGACTACAGAGGCAGATGAGGAGGGATGGAAAGAAACACAGAAGGGACAGATACAAATAAACTTTCACAAAGGAGCATCTTCCTCCCggaaagaaagcaagagagagagagaaagaaagaaagaaagaaagaaagaaagaaagaaagagagagagagagctgcagcaTTCATCATGGCCGTTTTCCATGCCGGGACGTTTCAGAGAAGGTGCACATGTATGCCGTTTGagacaaaacatacagtatctcgagccaaagccaaaattacacccttcacacaaacaggcaaacacacaccctgtgaGAGGAATGACAgaggtgagactgtgtgtgtggtgtgtgtgtggtgtgtgtggtgtgtgtgcgtgtgcgtgctgtGGAATAATTCTAGTCACGCTGATGTCATCTTTATCTGTGTTACTTTAGCCACAGGTCCCGGGGCAGCTGATGATACTAAAATGACCTCACCGAGTAACCTGCAGACCAAATGTAGCCTTCACTGCTCaaatacgtatgtgtgtgtgtgtgagcatgtctgGATGCTGAACTATCCGTAAAATGGAGGCAAAGACTTACTGTGATAGATTATGGGTGCAGAAAAGTCTGTGGATACCAGTCATCGAGAAAACATAGAATTGAAGCATgtacatgtacgtgtgtgtgtgtgtgtgtgtgtgtgagtgaaaactAGGGTCAACTAGGGTGAGCCTGTGGAAAGTAGCTCCTTGACATATGGAGGGCCGACATCTTACGACCCATTTGCCCTCAGTCTCCAGTGCCTCCCTTTCATTCCCTGGTCGTCCTCTCGCCTCCacaaacacccccccaccccccacacacacacacaccagcagccaAACTCACCATAAACCCCACAACGGCCCTCGGCTCATCACAAACTTCCTCAAATAAAACCAGCCTGTGAACAGTCACGCCACACAACAAGTCGGGGCAACAGCATTTACATTACATAAAACACCCAAAGTGTGTCTGAGAAATATGTTTAAACACTGAATGgttttatttagttttatttcCATTTTGAGGAATTTAATTGACTATTTTTAGCTTCGCTTTTATTTAGCTTTACTGTCAGATTTAGTTTTTGAGGTGTCATGAGGAAAGGACAGTGAAAGGGAAGGACGAAGGCatagaataattaaaaataataatgttaTAGCCGAAGCCAAAGACGGTTCACaattacacagacacatttgtaacataaaagaaaacacacaacaagatcCATAAACAAATGAGAAGAAAATAACAAGACAACTACAGGGGGGCAACAAccaactggggggggggggggggggaaggaagAATATAACATTATTTTTCACTGCTATTTTTAGTGTTTGTTAGCAAAGTACCAACCCTGTAATCCATTTGCTGCGATTCCCCCACACTGACACCAGATGGGCAGATAAGTGCGTccaggagcacagaggagaggtggagcacATGGGAGAGGGGAGGTTTAAAANNNNNNNNNNNNNNNNNNNNNNNNNNNNNNNNNNNNNNNNNNNNNNNNNNNNNNNNNNNNNNNNNNNNNNNNNNNNNNNNNNNNNNNNNNNNNNNNNNNNNNNNNNNNNNNNNNNNNNNNNNNNNNNNNNNNNNNNNNNNNNNNNNNNNNNNNNNNNNNNNNNNNNNNNNNNNNNNNNNNNNNNNNNNNNNNNNNNNNNNNNNNNNNNNNNNNNNNNNNNNNNNNNNNNNNNNNNNNNNNNNNNNNNNNNNNNNNNNNNNNNNNNNNNNNNNNNNNNNNNNNNNNNNNNNNNNNNNNNNNNNNNNNNNNNNNNNNNNNNNNNNNNNNNNNNNNNNNNNNNNNNNNNNNNNNNNNNNNNNNNNNNNNNNNNNNNNNNNNNNNNNNNNNNNNNNNNNNNNNNNNNNNNNNNNNNNNNNNNNNNNNNNNNNNNNNNNNNNNNNNNNNNNNNNNNNNNNNNNNNNNNNNNNNNNNNNNNNNNNNNNNNNNNNNNNNNNNNNNNNNNNNNNNNNNNNNNNNNNNNNNNNNNNNNNNNNNNNNNNNNNNNNNNNNNNNNNNNNNNNNNNNNNNNNNNNNNNNgagagagagagagaggagagagagaaggaggtgagagagagagaggagagagagagagagatagagagagagagagagagagagagagagagagagaggagagagagagagagagagagactgccccGTTTCTGGAGAATGTTTTCTCGCTAAACCTGAATCGTTCTGTTTGTGTAGTgactaaatacacacacacacacacacacacacacacacacacacacacacacacacagctcaggcaGCAAAACGTGAAATGTTTCGTGTATCCCAGACGTGAGCAGACAGACTCGGCTCTCAGTGGCTCGCTGGGGAGACAGAGCTGAAGTCTTTCGGCTGGCCATCCGGTCCCTCGTCCAGTCCTGCCGCTGCCTTTCAGACAGCTCTTAAACTAATTAGACCAGAGTTTATGGTGCTGTTAACCGCACTTCCTGATGGAATCATTCGCAACCCCTGGCTCCCGTTCGTATAGGGCGGCACATGTGACATGCACTCTCGAATGTGTGATTTCTGTGCTTTCATACAGCAATCTTCCCTGTGCAGCTGGTGGTCACAGTAAGGctagtacgcacacacacacacacacacacacacacacacacacacacacacacacacacacaccacacacacacacacacacacacacacacacacacacacaaagtgtgcAGTCCTACTTCATATCATGGAATATAATTTGTTCAGCCCAAACTAAAACAACTACATTTGTGAAATGAAAGACATGAGCTGCTTACTGAGCAGCAATTATAATCCACAATGGGACTACTGTTTGGTTGCATAGAGCTGTGTAATCAGGTGTATTCCTAAAAACACTCCCAAAACTGCAGAGCCAGGTTACTCAGATGAGGTGGCAATGAGAACTAACGTAAAATGGCAAGTGTGCATTGTCCATCTCATGCTTAACTAACTACTCAAATTAGTTAACAAGTGCAAGTGTGCATTGTCCATCTCATGCTTAACCAACTAACTCAAATTTGAGAGAGACATTTATATATGTTAATAATGTGACCAAGGTATTCTATTTTTATATCTCCAGAATGATAAATGATCACTTCTATCCTATTAAAAGACAGCAGGTTATACACAGTCTATTTGAGATACTGAACAGAGGGGAGGGAGAactgaagggagagaggggaactgactcccctctctcccttcatcccttcctccctctactGATCTGAATGAACTAAAATAGTCCATGGCAGGGAGCGGGGTGGGGGGTTAAGTATAGGTTGGCTCATGAGGAATAATTTGGGAAGAATGTGCATCCCAGAAACAGctacccaaccccccccccccccccccccccccacacacacacacacacacacaaggccgaTCTCCTGAAGCTGTAAATCCAAAGCAGCATTTCTGCTGTCTGTGGCCACTTGCCTTGCACTGGCAATTTTTGGAAAAGGTCACTACCACGGACCACGGgcccctctcctctgccccctCCTGTTGCACTAAAGGGAGGGCATTCAGTGGGCATGCACAGACATaactgccccctcctcctccaaaataaaaaaacataccgCCAGTTCGAAATGCTGGCATGCCGGACtgccagcacgcacacacacgcgcacatgcacacacagtccagGGAACTCAGAACAGAGGCAGCACAAACTATCAATCCACACATACCCTGACTATGAGCAAAAAGAAACAGTGAATACCCCACAATCAGTTGGCTTAAAGGAGCTATGTCATACATTTATACTTTTCAATTATTTTATAACATTCCCTGATATGCTTTTGTAAAGTCTGCAAGGTTTTACTGAAAAAATCAATGCCTTGGCTTATTTTTCCTCCTGATGTTCTAGCATGCTCTGAATACCCTACAGGCGCACAATAAGCTAATTTTGCAGCTGAGCTTTGATTTTGATATTAAATTTTACTTGCATGATGGGCTTCACTCTGATTAGCAAACATCTTTAGACTTCTTCCAGGTGAATTGCTAGATTGCAAACAGGGGTGGGAGCATAATAAATACTAGCAGTTGTGATGTAGAAATGACACACTTTTTTAATTCACCCGTGAAATGAGCATTTCCTTTCTATGGCCAACACAGGCAGGGTAAGCAACAATCACATTTGAAAAGCCTGGTATGTCACAGTGACATATCTTATTTCAAAGCCAACAAAAAATGGTTCCCTACGGAATGACccctttaaaaaaacattattattactgttattattattgggcaattccatgcaaaggtcatccttaccatggaaaaaaaaagttgtgcatacgcaaatagaactgttgttaaaatcttcatttaggtctatattttattgtttgtaactgatctgattgaatttgatagagaatgacactctttttacatcataaatattgtgtgcaaccatacagaaacaacatttttcacatggtaatattatacatatttaaaaagtggataaatggacccaaggttcaaacaaattgtgtcatttgacaaattccagattgacaagggaatggtagagcaatgtctatgctcagcttgcctttaagagcacaactccttacatttgtaaggcttttgtttttaagtcagcaagttccatggccatgtcacatccataacgttttataggaaaagtttatgctacacgtACAGTGTTGATgcaacaatgtccatagtgtctgtgcaaagctgagaTCAATataaagtgtgatgaccaaattgtgcccctttcttacttttaaaacctttaatggtgcgttatggatgtgacgttatggatgttacataatgtgaatttacaagactagggactttattatacctcaaagccgataaaacgtctgttctggtggcatgtgagtttcaacgcatttcaacttagtgtttacaattgacatttcaaagattattaggaTCAAAACCTcagggaggccttgcctaaccattagcaaaacaaacataatattaaaatacctccagtgattagcctagccatagcctattttcaagtggcctaataacgaaaatctgagcgattatcttcctgtaactgtcatactgttgttgtacagtaactggattatcgtgttagctggtgaagaaggctgactttgcagctggagttaacatagcaacctcctgTTGCAGATttgttcagcctgccgttcacgtctgcttaacacagtttaattttaaatgtgac
This genomic stretch from Alosa sapidissima isolate fAloSap1 chromosome 16, fAloSap1.pri, whole genome shotgun sequence harbors:
- the spred2b gene encoding sprouty-related, EVH1 domain-containing protein 2 isoform X1, giving the protein MIEETHPNDDSYVVRVKAVVMTRDDSSGGWLAQEGGGLSRVGVCKVPPAELTGRCSFLIHGERLKDKQVILECFVRKDLIYTRATPTFHHWRVDNRKCGLTFQSPADARAFDRGVRKAQEDLTEGSTTSSSTLQNEAELGDDDVFTNNTDSSSNSSQRKEPPMQPLATSTFYEPHRHHCILGHIHEPYRSSDHYFLDQSVPKFPRHVSFLDEEEDIVRINPRERNWMTGYEDYRHAAVRDRFIQPDELDSYVHFAKSEPSKHDYSYPYTPGSDLGSGRPGDLKVDGGGGLLGGSVISTQPKGQRKRGKEQGERSRCKYCRDMFNHEENRRGRCHDAPDPVRSCIRRVSFMWCADSLLYHCMSDPEGDYSDPCSCDTADERFCLRWAALLGLSVLAPCLCCYPPLHACHRCGLACGCCGGKHKAMV
- the spred2b gene encoding sprouty-related, EVH1 domain-containing protein 2 isoform X2, which encodes MAHGCRDSYVVRVKAVVMTRDDSSGGWLAQEGGGLSRVGVCKVPPAELTGRCSFLIHGERLKDKQVILECFVRKDLIYTRATPTFHHWRVDNRKCGLTFQSPADARAFDRGVRKAQEDLTEGSTTSSSTLQNEAELGDDDVFTNNTDSSSNSSQRKEPPMQPLATSTFYEPHRHHCILGHIHEPYRSSDHYFLDQSVPKFPRHVSFLDEEEDIVRINPRERNWMTGYEDYRHAAVRDRFIQPDELDSYVHFAKSEPSKHDYSYPYTPGSDLGSGRPGDLKVDGGGGLLGGSVISTQPKGQRKRGKEQGERSRCKYCRDMFNHEENRRGRCHDAPDPVRSCIRRVSFMWCADSLLYHCMSDPEGDYSDPCSCDTADERFCLRWAALLGLSVLAPCLCCYPPLHACHRCGLACGCCGGKHKAMV